In the Sinorhizobium arboris LMG 14919 genome, one interval contains:
- a CDS encoding hybrid-cluster NAD(P)-dependent oxidoreductase, with the protein MIMEMPRSFHHFDELDPWRDRQHLLECIAAVTETADVMTFTFRSDKPAWFRYLPGQFVTLELPVADEPVMRTYTLSSSPSRPLSVAVTVKAQPGSIGTRWMFDNLKPGMVVKALGPLGDFSFVRHPGEKYLFISAGSGITPMMSMTRWMADCAPEMDVTFISCARRPDDLLFKAELEVLARQMPRLNLGFLVEGHEARHGWHGLRGRIDATKLPLLAPDFLERTVFCCGPEPFMRGVREMLKTAGFDMDRYHQESFQPAAAPAAEELAIRAGPPADAGASAARVSFTMSGKDATALPGQTILQTARANGVRIGAACEGGICGTCRVMKIAGDVEMNHNGGILDDEIEEGYILACCSRPISDVQIEA; encoded by the coding sequence ATGATCATGGAGATGCCTCGTTCCTTCCACCATTTCGACGAGCTCGATCCCTGGAGAGACCGCCAGCACCTGCTGGAGTGCATTGCGGCGGTCACGGAGACCGCCGACGTGATGACCTTCACGTTCCGCTCCGACAAGCCGGCCTGGTTTCGCTACCTGCCCGGGCAGTTCGTGACGCTCGAACTGCCCGTTGCAGATGAGCCGGTGATGCGTACCTACACGCTGTCCTCTTCGCCGTCGCGGCCGCTCTCCGTGGCGGTTACCGTGAAGGCGCAGCCCGGCAGCATCGGCACGCGCTGGATGTTCGACAATCTGAAGCCCGGCATGGTGGTGAAGGCGCTGGGGCCGCTCGGCGACTTCAGCTTCGTTCGCCATCCCGGGGAAAAATATCTTTTCATTTCGGCGGGTTCGGGCATCACGCCGATGATGTCGATGACGCGCTGGATGGCCGACTGCGCGCCGGAGATGGATGTCACCTTCATTTCCTGCGCCCGCCGCCCCGACGATCTTCTGTTCAAGGCGGAGCTCGAAGTTCTCGCCCGCCAGATGCCGCGGCTCAATCTCGGCTTCCTGGTGGAGGGACACGAGGCGCGGCACGGCTGGCATGGTTTGCGCGGCCGCATCGACGCGACCAAGCTGCCGCTGCTCGCACCGGATTTCCTGGAGCGAACCGTCTTCTGTTGCGGGCCGGAACCCTTCATGCGTGGTGTTCGGGAGATGCTGAAAACGGCCGGCTTCGACATGGACCGCTACCACCAGGAGAGCTTCCAGCCTGCCGCGGCACCGGCGGCCGAGGAGCTTGCAATTCGAGCGGGGCCGCCCGCCGATGCCGGGGCCAGTGCGGCGCGGGTAAGCTTCACGATGAGCGGCAAGGATGCGACCGCCCTTCCCGGGCAGACGATCCTCCAGACGGCGCGCGCCAATGGTGTCAGGATCGGGGCCGCTTGCGAAGGCGGCATCTGCGGGACGTGCCGGGTGATGAAAATCGCCGGCGATGTCGAAATGAACCACAACGGCGGCATTCTCGACGACGAGATCGAGGAGGGCTACATCCTCGCCTGCTGTTCGCGGCCGATAAGCGACGTGCAGATCGAGGCCTGA
- a CDS encoding FAD-binding oxidoreductase yields MTTILPSPELIASFADIVGPGNALTAPADTAPYLVESRGLYHGTTPLVLRPGSVEEVSLVMRLASQTRTAVVPQGGNTGHVAGQIPREGRADVVLSLERLNRIRDIDPVGNVIVADAGCILADIRKAADDVDRLFPLSLGSEGSARIGGNLSTNAGGTAVLAYGNIRQLCLGLEVVLPTGEIWDGLRRLKKDNTGYDLRDLFIGAEGTLGVITGAVLKLFPKPRGHQVAFAGLRSVEDALTLFDRASSVCGPALTGFELMPRLGIEFTTRHIAGVRDPMETTHPWYALIDISTSDSAESAERLVQDLLETVIADGLVENAVIAQNEAQRKALWHMRESMSPAQKPEGGSIKHDVSVPVSSIPAFMAEADALVTKAIPGARICAFGHVGDGNIHYNISQPVGADKQSFLDRWRDINAIVHAVVLKHDGSISAEHGIGQLKRDELAAIRSPIEIELMRRIKHAFDPAGIMNPDKLLRED; encoded by the coding sequence ATGACCACCATACTTCCTTCTCCCGAACTCATCGCCTCCTTCGCCGACATCGTCGGCCCTGGCAATGCTCTCACAGCACCGGCCGACACGGCACCCTACCTCGTCGAGTCCCGCGGGCTCTACCACGGCACGACGCCGCTCGTGCTCAGGCCCGGCTCCGTCGAGGAGGTTTCGCTGGTCATGCGTCTTGCAAGCCAGACCCGAACGGCAGTCGTGCCGCAGGGCGGCAATACCGGGCATGTGGCCGGTCAGATTCCGCGTGAGGGGAGAGCCGACGTGGTCCTTTCCCTCGAGCGGCTGAACCGCATTCGCGACATCGACCCGGTCGGCAACGTGATCGTGGCCGACGCCGGCTGCATTCTGGCAGACATCCGGAAAGCCGCCGACGATGTCGACCGGCTATTCCCTCTCTCGCTCGGCTCGGAAGGCTCGGCGCGGATCGGCGGAAATCTTTCGACCAATGCCGGCGGCACCGCCGTGCTTGCCTATGGCAACATTCGCCAGCTCTGCCTGGGGCTGGAGGTCGTGCTTCCGACCGGGGAGATCTGGGACGGGCTCAGACGCCTGAAAAAGGACAATACCGGCTACGATCTGCGCGACCTTTTCATCGGCGCCGAGGGAACGCTCGGCGTCATCACCGGCGCCGTGCTGAAGCTCTTTCCGAAGCCCCGCGGCCACCAGGTGGCCTTTGCCGGCCTCAGGAGCGTCGAGGACGCGCTTACGCTTTTCGATCGGGCATCGAGCGTCTGCGGGCCGGCCCTGACGGGCTTCGAACTGATGCCGAGGCTCGGCATCGAGTTCACCACCCGGCACATCGCCGGCGTGCGCGACCCGATGGAAACGACGCATCCCTGGTATGCGCTGATCGATATCTCCACCTCGGATTCGGCCGAAAGCGCGGAACGGTTGGTGCAGGACCTACTCGAAACGGTCATCGCCGACGGCCTTGTCGAAAACGCCGTCATTGCCCAGAACGAAGCGCAACGCAAAGCCCTCTGGCACATGCGCGAGAGCATGTCGCCGGCGCAGAAGCCTGAAGGCGGCTCGATCAAGCATGACGTTTCGGTGCCGGTATCGAGCATTCCGGCCTTCATGGCCGAGGCCGATGCGCTGGTCACGAAGGCCATCCCCGGCGCGCGCATCTGCGCCTTCGGCCACGTGGGCGACGGCAATATTCACTACAATATCTCCCAGCCGGTCGGTGCGGATAAGCAGAGCTTCCTCGACCGGTGGCGGGATATCAATGCGATCGTTCACGCCGTCGTACTCAAACACGACGGCTCGATATCCGCCGAGCATGGCATCGGCCAATTGAAGCGCGATGAACTTGCGGCGATCCGCTCGCCGATCGAGATCGAACTCATGCGACGGATCAAGCACGCCTTCGATCCGGCCGGGATAATGAACCCGGATAAGCTATTGCGGGAGGACTGA
- the ubiA gene encoding 4-hydroxybenzoate octaprenyltransferase: protein MDSSSTDSGRVHDAPSNNWVYRVLPRPLWPYAQLARWDRPIGWQLLLWPCLWSAAMASGAAASLGGFSPQRFLFHIFLFVVGAIAMRGAGCTYNDIVDHDIDMEVARTRSRPLPSGRVTRFRAKAFMLLQAFVGLAVLLQFNGFTIFLGFLSLALVAIYPFAKRFTDWPQFFLGLAFSWGAVMGWAAEFGGLSLAAVVLYAAAIAWTIGYDTIYAYQDREDDELIGVRSTARRFGDNPRPWLIGLYGIAVLLMFFAFAAAGAGFFAYVGLVAAAAMLAYQILVLNIHDPLQCLALFKFNGVVGLIIFAGLVLSLVVRLI from the coding sequence ATGGACAGTTCTTCCACCGATTCCGGCCGCGTGCACGACGCGCCGTCCAACAACTGGGTCTACCGGGTTCTGCCGCGGCCGCTATGGCCCTATGCGCAGCTTGCCCGCTGGGACCGGCCGATCGGCTGGCAATTGCTCCTGTGGCCATGCCTCTGGTCGGCGGCGATGGCGTCCGGAGCGGCCGCATCGCTCGGCGGCTTCTCGCCCCAGCGCTTCCTTTTCCATATCTTTCTCTTCGTTGTCGGGGCGATCGCCATGCGCGGCGCCGGCTGCACCTACAATGACATCGTCGATCACGACATCGATATGGAAGTGGCGCGCACGCGCTCTCGGCCGCTGCCTTCCGGTCGCGTTACGCGTTTTCGGGCCAAGGCATTCATGCTGTTGCAGGCCTTTGTGGGTCTTGCCGTGTTGTTGCAGTTCAACGGTTTCACGATTTTTCTCGGCTTCCTGTCGCTGGCGCTGGTCGCGATCTACCCGTTTGCCAAGCGATTCACGGACTGGCCGCAATTCTTCCTCGGCCTTGCTTTCTCCTGGGGCGCGGTCATGGGCTGGGCGGCGGAATTCGGCGGCCTGTCGCTGGCCGCGGTCGTCCTTTATGCCGCTGCGATCGCCTGGACCATCGGCTACGACACCATCTATGCCTATCAGGACAGGGAGGACGACGAACTGATCGGCGTTCGATCCACCGCGCGCCGCTTCGGCGACAATCCACGACCGTGGCTCATCGGACTGTACGGGATTGCGGTTCTTCTGATGTTTTTCGCTTTCGCGGCGGCGGGCGCCGGATTCTTCGCCTATGTCGGGCTCGTGGCGGCCGCGGCTATGCTCGCCTACCAGATCCTCGTATTGAACATCCACGATCCGTTGCAATGCCTTGCGCTGTTCAAGTTCAACGGCGTCGTCGGTCTTATCATCTTTGCCGGACTTGTGCTCTCGCTCGTCGTGCGGCTCATATGA
- a CDS encoding DUF1217 domain-containing protein produces MVSTYLDYNLIARDMKVSLRRVSEQTLVARDTLYYRENIGSVASVDEFLGDYRLYSYAMKAYGLGDMIDSVAFMRKVLDSDLSDDNSFANKLTDERYRDFAMAFSFGGGTAVSQTEAQLDEIIGLYNTSIASIGEIQKEETRYYNVMIDKVTSVDQLLNNDRLRAYIFTVFGINESTYSRETLRNVLSSNAEDPDSYANTVLEPRLSELQAARADAQAKLQQSNTTPAEKLELQANIATYNKSISTIGNYLAMAAAFQFDADGTVAAGSAQTAAHKKTMNELYVSSNPRITPQAALLNKAYFEEKIASIANVSELVADTRLYDYIRTAFDLNEVTIVPATIKNILTSDPDDPNSYINTIGKGNENYKALARAFNFQADGTLAAGDAAQTAEQTTLTSSRYMTRYNDKDDAADAKAIDAYKRAVPKMTSVGDFIDTASIYDFALQAVGLDPDAESARTIKRVLTSDLNDPKSFVYTLKDERYLKLAQLFNFTTSGDVGIPALAQSETLIQETAKTYIVNKSRFGSEEDKAKAEAEAEYYSAEVAKLSSLDEFLADSRLVNFALEANRIDPENVTVDFLRDIFTSDLDDPKSFINQQQNSGAYTALVTSFNFDRAGNILREDKSIIVTRQGLYETLDRYLHQTLEEQAGEDNAGVRLALYFERQAGSVVDAYDLLSDNALAEVFRTIFSLPDEFSAMDIDQQAKIVEKNLDLEKLSDPAELKKLLARFTVLYDLENNTEVDPAVVVLSGSGGNIGISADTLFQLSQLRKGG; encoded by the coding sequence ATGGTTTCGACTTATCTCGACTACAATCTCATCGCACGCGACATGAAGGTCAGCCTGAGACGCGTATCGGAGCAGACGCTCGTCGCCCGCGATACGCTGTACTACAGGGAGAACATCGGCAGTGTGGCCTCTGTCGACGAGTTCCTTGGCGACTACCGCCTCTATTCCTACGCGATGAAGGCCTATGGTCTGGGCGACATGATCGACTCGGTCGCCTTCATGCGAAAGGTGCTGGATAGCGACCTGTCCGACGACAACAGCTTTGCCAACAAGCTGACGGACGAACGCTACCGCGATTTCGCGATGGCGTTCAGCTTCGGCGGCGGGACTGCGGTTTCGCAGACCGAAGCGCAACTCGACGAGATCATCGGTCTTTACAATACGAGCATCGCCAGCATCGGGGAAATCCAGAAGGAAGAGACGCGCTATTACAACGTCATGATCGACAAGGTCACGAGCGTCGATCAACTCCTGAACAATGACCGTCTGCGAGCCTACATCTTCACCGTCTTCGGTATCAACGAGAGCACTTACTCCCGTGAAACGCTCCGAAACGTTCTCTCCAGCAATGCCGAGGATCCCGACAGCTATGCGAACACCGTTCTCGAGCCCAGACTTTCGGAGCTTCAGGCTGCCAGAGCCGATGCTCAGGCCAAGCTCCAGCAGAGCAACACGACGCCGGCGGAGAAACTGGAGCTTCAGGCAAACATAGCCACTTACAACAAATCGATCTCCACGATCGGCAATTACCTGGCGATGGCGGCAGCGTTCCAATTCGACGCCGACGGCACGGTAGCCGCGGGATCGGCGCAGACCGCCGCGCACAAGAAGACCATGAATGAGCTCTACGTCTCCAGCAACCCCCGGATCACACCCCAGGCAGCACTTCTGAACAAGGCCTATTTCGAGGAGAAGATCGCGAGCATCGCGAACGTCAGCGAGCTTGTCGCCGATACGCGCCTCTATGACTACATCCGCACCGCGTTCGATCTCAACGAGGTCACCATCGTGCCGGCGACGATCAAGAATATCCTGACCAGCGATCCGGATGACCCGAACAGCTACATCAACACGATCGGCAAGGGCAACGAGAATTACAAAGCGCTAGCCAGGGCCTTCAACTTCCAGGCGGACGGCACGCTTGCGGCGGGCGATGCCGCGCAGACTGCCGAGCAGACGACGCTCACCTCCAGCCGTTACATGACGCGCTACAACGACAAGGACGACGCAGCGGACGCGAAGGCGATCGACGCCTACAAGCGCGCCGTCCCGAAGATGACGTCGGTCGGCGACTTCATCGACACGGCTTCGATCTACGATTTCGCGCTGCAAGCGGTCGGTCTCGATCCCGACGCCGAAAGCGCACGAACGATCAAACGAGTGCTGACCAGCGACCTCAACGACCCGAAGAGCTTCGTCTACACCTTGAAGGACGAGCGCTACCTGAAGCTCGCCCAGCTGTTCAACTTTACGACATCGGGCGATGTCGGCATCCCGGCATTGGCTCAATCGGAGACGCTGATACAGGAGACCGCCAAGACCTACATCGTCAACAAGTCCCGTTTTGGCTCGGAAGAGGACAAGGCGAAAGCCGAGGCCGAGGCCGAATACTACTCGGCGGAGGTCGCCAAACTTTCCTCTCTCGACGAATTCCTGGCCGATAGCCGCCTGGTCAATTTCGCTCTCGAGGCGAACCGCATCGATCCGGAGAATGTCACCGTCGATTTCCTCCGCGACATCTTCACCTCAGATCTCGACGATCCAAAGAGCTTCATCAATCAGCAGCAGAACTCCGGGGCCTATACCGCCCTGGTCACTTCATTCAACTTCGACCGCGCGGGCAATATTCTGCGCGAGGACAAGAGCATCATCGTCACGCGGCAGGGGCTTTACGAGACCCTCGACCGGTACCTGCACCAGACGCTGGAAGAACAGGCCGGCGAGGACAATGCGGGTGTCCGCCTGGCACTCTACTTTGAACGCCAGGCAGGCTCCGTCGTCGACGCCTACGATCTCCTCTCCGACAATGCGCTTGCCGAAGTCTTCCGCACGATCTTCAGCCTGCCCGACGAATTCAGCGCCATGGACATCGACCAGCAGGCAAAGATCGTCGAGAAGAACCTAGATCTTGAAAAGCTCAGCGATCCGGCCGAACTGAAGAAACTCCTCGCGCGCTTCACCGTGCTCTACGATCTGGAGAACAACACCGAGGTCGATCCGGCCGTGGTCGTGCTTTCAGGCAGCGGCGGGAATATCGGCATCAGCGCCGATACGCTCTTTCAATTGTCGCAGCTCAGGAAGGGCGGGTAG
- a CDS encoding L-threonylcarbamoyladenylate synthase — MAEVIDTRIEPERAIEKACAVLSDGDPVAIPTETVYGLAADATNPDAISRIYEMKGRPRFNPLICHVSDLAMAEAHVTFDTVSRRLAEAFWPGPLTLILPQRRETTVHALASAGLDTLGIRMPDGFSRRVIARFGRPLAAPSANTSGGVSPTSAAHVQADLGPRLKLILDAGPAEIGLESTIVKVDEGRLRLLRPGGLDAAEIEALTGLAVERPETAGAVIEAPGMLASHYAPGAAVRLDAEQVRKGEALIRFGGKALPGEGDAVIVMDLSPGGSLREAAANLFDYMKKADATGAATIAFGPIPSEGLGEAIIDRLQRAAAPRG; from the coding sequence ATGGCCGAAGTCATAGACACGCGCATCGAACCGGAGCGGGCAATCGAGAAAGCCTGCGCCGTTCTTTCGGACGGGGATCCCGTCGCCATCCCGACGGAGACCGTTTACGGCCTTGCCGCTGACGCCACCAACCCCGATGCAATCAGCCGCATCTACGAGATGAAGGGGCGGCCGCGCTTCAATCCGCTGATCTGCCACGTCTCGGATCTGGCGATGGCCGAGGCGCATGTGACCTTCGACACGGTCTCTCGGCGCCTGGCGGAGGCCTTCTGGCCGGGGCCTCTCACTCTCATTCTGCCGCAGCGGCGGGAAACTACCGTACACGCGCTCGCATCCGCCGGTCTCGACACGCTCGGAATTCGCATGCCCGACGGTTTCTCGCGTCGGGTGATCGCCCGGTTCGGGCGGCCCTTGGCAGCGCCGAGTGCCAACACCTCGGGCGGAGTCAGCCCTACCAGTGCTGCCCACGTGCAGGCGGATCTCGGTCCCAGGCTGAAGCTTATCCTTGACGCGGGCCCGGCCGAGATCGGGCTCGAGTCGACCATCGTCAAGGTCGATGAGGGACGGCTGCGGCTGCTGAGGCCCGGCGGACTCGACGCGGCAGAGATCGAGGCGCTTACCGGGCTCGCCGTCGAGCGCCCGGAGACTGCCGGCGCCGTCATCGAGGCGCCCGGCATGCTGGCCTCGCATTATGCGCCCGGCGCGGCCGTGCGGCTCGATGCCGAACAGGTCCGGAAAGGAGAAGCCCTGATCCGCTTTGGCGGGAAGGCGCTTCCCGGAGAAGGCGATGCCGTGATCGTCATGGATCTCAGTCCAGGCGGCAGCCTTCGGGAGGCCGCAGCCAATCTTTTCGACTATATGAAAAAGGCGGATGCCACCGGCGCCGCGACCATCGCCTTCGGACCGATCCCGAGCGAGGGGCTCGGCGAGGCGATCATCGACCGATTGCAGCGCGCGGCCGCCCCGCGGGGCTGA
- a CDS encoding DUF6101 family protein, producing the protein MRNTLSQPAWVENTLRLDPKRFPQQASYMLRGHTGNVSISLDERGAVLRKVLPSSGLPLSIALPARAFKGVAARAIDHGDGEVTVTLELHHDDPDLSIPLLVAHDLSDIAADWRAWAEAYRIPMLMVEADGVARPLEEHIGDVRAAPAKPRRRHSFFAERRPRFLVRRSTGSLGIQMKIDGREIIARA; encoded by the coding sequence ATGCGCAATACACTCTCTCAACCGGCTTGGGTCGAAAACACGCTCAGACTTGACCCGAAGCGCTTTCCGCAGCAAGCAAGCTACATGCTGCGCGGGCACACAGGGAATGTCAGCATCAGCCTTGACGAGCGTGGCGCTGTGCTGCGCAAGGTGCTACCATCCAGTGGCCTGCCGCTTTCGATCGCTCTGCCGGCGCGAGCTTTCAAGGGCGTGGCGGCGCGGGCGATCGACCATGGCGACGGGGAGGTAACAGTGACGCTCGAACTTCATCACGATGATCCGGATCTCTCCATTCCGCTGCTCGTCGCGCATGATCTTTCGGATATCGCGGCCGATTGGCGCGCCTGGGCCGAGGCCTATCGCATTCCGATGCTGATGGTGGAGGCCGACGGGGTCGCGCGGCCGCTCGAGGAGCACATAGGCGATGTCCGTGCCGCTCCCGCGAAACCGCGCCGCCGCCATTCCTTCTTCGCCGAGCGCCGGCCACGCTTTCTCGTGCGCCGCTCCACCGGCAGTCTCGGCATCCAGATGAAGATCGACGGCCGCGAAATCATCGCCCGCGCCTGA
- a CDS encoding BA14K family protein — MSRKWLSGALAAIALTASPVPSQAFTHLPPRVTVESAITDVQYVPRRGYYRYGDFDYYNGYRGYRYQRPGYRYYRGWWYPPAAFGIVIERRPAYRPPARYGSRHVQWCYGRYRSYRAYDNSYQPYNGPRRQCYSPYS; from the coding sequence ATGTCACGCAAATGGCTTTCGGGCGCGCTTGCAGCGATCGCGCTGACGGCATCGCCGGTGCCGTCGCAGGCATTCACGCATCTGCCCCCTCGGGTTACCGTCGAGAGCGCCATTACCGATGTTCAGTATGTGCCGCGGCGTGGCTATTACCGGTATGGCGACTTCGATTACTACAACGGTTATCGTGGTTACCGCTATCAGCGCCCCGGCTACCGCTATTACCGGGGATGGTGGTATCCGCCGGCAGCTTTCGGGATCGTGATCGAGCGCCGCCCCGCTTATCGCCCGCCGGCTCGCTACGGCAGCCGGCACGTCCAGTGGTGCTACGGCCGCTATCGCTCCTACAGGGCCTATGACAACAGCTATCAGCCCTATAACGGGCCCCGCCGGCAGTGCTATTCGCCCTATAGCTGA
- a CDS encoding aromatic ring-hydroxylating oxygenase subunit alpha: MEIQTEMLRKLKTRREGYSLDRAFYVDPDYYRQDLEQIWYKDWLFIGHDCEVPRPGNYFTVQIGEYPVVIVRDRQGAVRALHNSCRHRGSRVCTQSKGSSAKLVCPYHQWTYELDGRLLFARQMPEGFDPAEHSLKPIHCETVGGYIFISLADHPMDFQPFRETVAGYLAPHRLGETKVAFESTIVEKGNWKLVWENNRECYHCAANHPELCRTYPEAPTVTGVQGAMDDPEIGAHWQKCEAAGLPSAFRIAPTGQFRMTRMPLINGAESYTMSGQKAVSKQLSTGVSADGIGTLLLFHYPTTWNHILGDHAITFRVLPLGPELTQVTTKWLVNKDAVEGVDYRIDELTHVWTETNDQDRQIVEENAFGIRSPAYEPGPYSAEHEGGVMQFVEWYSSFMLDRLQDGATYLSRVA; the protein is encoded by the coding sequence ATGGAAATTCAGACCGAAATGCTGCGCAAGCTGAAGACGCGTCGCGAAGGCTATAGCCTGGATCGCGCCTTCTATGTCGATCCCGACTATTACCGTCAGGACCTGGAGCAAATCTGGTACAAGGATTGGCTGTTCATCGGCCATGATTGCGAAGTCCCGCGGCCGGGCAACTACTTCACGGTGCAAATCGGCGAATATCCGGTGGTCATTGTGCGCGACCGGCAAGGCGCGGTCCGGGCTCTCCACAATTCGTGCCGGCATCGGGGCTCGCGCGTCTGCACGCAGTCCAAGGGCTCGTCGGCCAAGCTTGTGTGTCCCTACCATCAGTGGACCTACGAGCTCGACGGCCGGCTGCTCTTCGCGCGGCAGATGCCCGAGGGCTTCGACCCGGCGGAGCACAGTCTGAAGCCCATCCATTGCGAGACCGTCGGCGGTTATATCTTCATCAGCCTTGCCGATCACCCGATGGACTTCCAGCCGTTCCGCGAGACGGTCGCCGGCTATCTCGCGCCGCACCGCCTCGGAGAGACAAAGGTCGCCTTCGAGAGCACCATCGTCGAGAAGGGCAATTGGAAGCTCGTCTGGGAGAACAATCGCGAGTGCTATCATTGCGCTGCCAATCATCCGGAACTCTGCCGCACCTATCCGGAGGCGCCGACCGTGACCGGGGTCCAGGGGGCGATGGACGATCCGGAAATCGGCGCCCATTGGCAGAAGTGCGAGGCTGCCGGTCTTCCGAGCGCCTTCCGGATCGCGCCCACCGGCCAGTTCCGCATGACGAGGATGCCGCTGATCAACGGCGCCGAGAGCTACACGATGTCCGGCCAGAAGGCCGTGAGCAAACAGCTTTCTACCGGAGTGAGCGCCGATGGCATCGGCACGCTGCTGCTCTTCCATTATCCGACGACCTGGAACCACATCCTTGGCGACCACGCGATCACCTTCCGTGTGCTTCCGCTCGGGCCGGAACTGACGCAGGTTACGACCAAGTGGCTGGTCAACAAGGATGCGGTGGAGGGCGTGGACTATCGGATCGACGAACTGACGCATGTCTGGACGGAGACCAACGACCAGGACCGGCAGATCGTCGAGGAGAACGCTTTCGGTATCCGCTCGCCGGCCTATGAGCCCGGTCCCTATTCCGCCGAACACGAGGGCGGCGTCATGCAGTTCGTCGAGTGGTATTCGAGCTTCATGCTGGACCGTCTCCAGGACGGAGCCACGTATCTCTCGCGGGTGGCATGA
- a CDS encoding DUF6656 family protein: protein MAKFRYYEASEEAPAATPKPTAHTEFLRTGRIDRRCWMPSERQYLSYAEVAQQTGRKLATAGETTHRRINGFHTSIRFPKMVFHRTLADSPHLGYCHVTAASTRLAELHEITWSFYFANFFCDLGHEDHFFDRIRPGYSRMYFAVATEPDAGEARIVVNRNVRGNGLIFRTQDPKVALKNVLMLGARDEALRRIIRGL from the coding sequence ATGGCAAAGTTCCGATATTACGAAGCCTCCGAAGAGGCACCGGCCGCAACGCCGAAACCCACCGCCCATACCGAGTTCCTGCGAACCGGCAGAATCGACAGACGCTGTTGGATGCCGAGCGAGCGCCAGTACCTGAGCTATGCCGAGGTCGCGCAGCAGACGGGGCGGAAACTGGCGACAGCGGGCGAGACGACCCACCGGCGGATCAACGGATTTCACACTTCGATCCGGTTCCCGAAGATGGTCTTTCACCGGACGCTCGCCGACAGCCCGCATCTCGGCTATTGCCATGTGACCGCCGCAAGTACCCGCCTCGCCGAGTTGCACGAGATCACCTGGTCCTTCTACTTCGCGAACTTCTTCTGCGACCTCGGGCACGAGGACCATTTTTTCGACCGTATCCGGCCGGGCTACTCGCGCATGTACTTCGCCGTTGCGACCGAACCCGATGCCGGCGAGGCGCGGATCGTCGTCAACCGGAATGTCCGCGGCAACGGGCTGATCTTCCGGACGCAGGATCCGAAGGTGGCCCTCAAGAACGTGCTGATGCTCGGCGCACGCGACGAAGCCCTTCGCCGGATCATTCGCGGGCTTTGA
- a CDS encoding glycoside hydrolase family 25 protein, whose translation MEKRGISTIGMILRLAVLMGLTFAAASARAGEVEPWKERQNAIIVDAYELNSIDWEAMLKDKRIAGFIAKASDGLPESFTCTGDHRGDTVAHCKTMWRKYAVSRELYQTRRLIARTHGLLWGAYHLARPGNPVDQANHFLNYADPRDDELMVLDIEGIDPEKYMSLEDAAIFAGHVKARTGRYPVLYTNHATAKHIAANRFKHRLLSRLPLWYARYKPAIRNVFPMGNWDRYSLWQFSSAHNCGKKRCPYRVPGTLNDIDVNVAAMSAAALKSVWPHGGLLPEKPPVLTVVASAAVGTTPALNAEAVASLSRPLVISRAEAESGSGAGADRTVTGSIAVRAAEAHLPYQSERR comes from the coding sequence ATGGAAAAGCGGGGAATCTCGACCATAGGGATGATCTTGCGCCTGGCGGTCCTCATGGGCCTGACCTTCGCGGCGGCGAGCGCGCGCGCCGGCGAAGTGGAGCCGTGGAAAGAGCGGCAGAACGCCATCATCGTCGACGCTTACGAGCTGAACAGCATCGACTGGGAAGCCATGCTTAAGGATAAGCGGATCGCCGGTTTCATCGCGAAAGCCTCCGACGGCCTGCCGGAAAGCTTCACCTGTACCGGCGACCACCGCGGCGATACGGTCGCCCATTGCAAGACGATGTGGCGCAAATATGCCGTCAGCCGCGAACTTTATCAGACCCGCCGGCTGATCGCGCGCACGCATGGCCTGCTCTGGGGCGCCTATCATCTTGCAAGGCCCGGCAACCCCGTCGATCAGGCGAACCACTTCCTCAACTATGCCGACCCGCGCGACGACGAGCTGATGGTGCTCGATATCGAAGGGATCGATCCGGAAAAATACATGTCACTCGAAGACGCCGCCATTTTCGCCGGCCATGTGAAGGCCAGGACCGGGCGCTATCCCGTCCTCTACACCAATCACGCAACCGCGAAACACATTGCCGCCAACCGCTTCAAGCATCGGCTGCTTTCGCGTCTTCCGCTCTGGTATGCGCGCTACAAGCCCGCCATCCGCAACGTCTTTCCGATGGGAAACTGGGACCGTTATTCGCTCTGGCAATTCTCGTCGGCGCATAATTGCGGAAAGAAGCGTTGCCCTTATCGGGTCCCCGGCACACTGAACGACATCGACGTGAATGTCGCAGCGATGAGCGCGGCGGCACTGAAAAGCGTCTGGCCTCATGGCGGACTTCTCCCGGAGAAACCGCCGGTGCTCACCGTTGTCGCCTCGGCCGCCGTCGGCACGACCCCGGCGCTGAACGCCGAAGCGGTGGCCTCTCTCTCGCGGCCGCTCGTTATCAGCCGTGCCGAGGCGGAGAGCGGATCGGGAGCGGGCGCCGACAGGACCGTAACCGGTTCCATCGCCGTCAGGGCCGCAGAGGCGCACCTGCCCTACCAATCCGAGCGGCGGTAG